A part of Pseudobacteroides sp. genomic DNA contains:
- a CDS encoding DUF5665 domain-containing protein has translation MNEKNRLIHIINKKLDKISLNMEKFKLVDYVYYLENPRKMLWANFLGGLSRGFGIAIGFTLLGALLIYVLQMVVRWKLPLIGEFVTDIVNIVQENMKRAGGKING, from the coding sequence ATGAACGAAAAAAATAGGTTGATTCATATTATAAACAAAAAACTGGATAAGATTTCTTTAAATATGGAAAAGTTTAAGCTGGTTGATTATGTGTATTACCTGGAAAACCCAAGAAAAATGCTCTGGGCAAATTTTCTTGGAGGGCTGTCAAGGGGATTTGGTATTGCAATAGGATTTACCCTTCTAGGAGCTCTTTTGATATATGTACTTCAAATGGTTGTAAGATGGAAATTACCGCTTATAGGAGAGTTTGTTACTGATATAGTCAATATTGTACAGGAAAACATGAAAAGGGCAGGAGGAAAAATAAATGGATAA
- a CDS encoding sugar-binding protein gives MSKHFKEEANEMTCACKNAKKKKFSFKKYLFPFMGLIALIWFFIRVIPKPSRATYPCQRAAFPIASSFVIWFTGILGGIFVFKKLNKKFESSRYIVMGTGAIAFIAAILWNFQIIPVSNTTAAFTPVKLSKSDVALVQSAKADVKQIDYTEIKQMVTDAVSAVGGIGSVVKNGDTVVLKPNLIVTNGLATEANGVTTDWRVTKAAVELVRSVNPSGKVYVMEGAITDTASIFNYYKYTTANIPGVDGFLPIEKDSGTWQDKTTGVSLVNLPDGLLYNQYYLNRKYKEADVVISLPTMKTHWNAGFTGGIKNIGIGATPGNIYGKSANDPARNNMVDHNTDDLHKWIHDFYKCRPVNLVIMDGLQGYQNGPFPFNASGANGNQMNMRLILAGKDAVAVDSIATLTVGYDPESIGYLRYLNTSKLGNIDPTCINVVGKKIDEVRKYLAGTTTMGVTKITDKTAPQLNIGSIQADNNNLKISVTTDSETVKELVYIDGKPYEPTSTTGMNAINVDITGLSGSHQLTVEAYDRFLNRTAKTAQFTANGTSNPSTTPSAAPTPTNDPSVGYSAPKASQAPVIDGIGNESCWQQAQWKDIKYVWLGATPSPSDFSGRFKLVWTPQRLYYLVEITDDKLSAPNTTQFKNYYDNDCVELFIDENRSGGNHQNNYNAFAYHIELDYDVIDNNTSGTQSLYNDHIKVLRTKNGDVYTWEIEMKIFDDTYNEKSTTNVPVTLTKDKIMGFGAAYIDNDNQMTRESFIGSFDIPGTDKNVAWINASVFDTIKLIDNAAPTSTPTPTPSLKPTPTTAPGSKTADLNGDKAINMADVILLAQVFGSVSGDGKYKAAYDLNSDGAINMTDVIVIASKFNSIMV, from the coding sequence ATGTCAAAACATTTTAAAGAAGAAGCAAATGAAATGACTTGTGCTTGTAAAAATGCTAAGAAAAAGAAGTTTAGCTTTAAGAAGTATCTATTTCCTTTTATGGGACTAATAGCTCTTATTTGGTTTTTTATACGTGTAATACCAAAACCAAGCAGAGCGACTTATCCTTGTCAGAGGGCTGCTTTTCCTATAGCATCTTCCTTTGTTATATGGTTTACAGGCATTTTGGGCGGCATCTTTGTGTTTAAGAAACTGAATAAAAAGTTTGAATCATCACGGTATATAGTCATGGGAACTGGTGCAATTGCTTTTATAGCGGCTATTTTATGGAATTTTCAAATAATACCGGTAAGCAATACAACTGCGGCTTTTACTCCCGTAAAGCTGTCTAAGAGTGATGTAGCGTTAGTGCAATCAGCTAAGGCAGATGTTAAACAAATAGATTATACTGAAATAAAACAGATGGTTACAGATGCAGTTTCAGCAGTTGGAGGAATAGGAAGTGTTGTTAAGAATGGGGACACAGTTGTATTAAAACCCAATCTTATAGTAACTAACGGCCTCGCTACCGAAGCAAATGGTGTAACAACCGACTGGCGTGTAACAAAAGCTGCAGTGGAGCTTGTACGAAGCGTAAACCCCAGCGGCAAGGTTTATGTCATGGAAGGGGCCATTACGGATACCGCCTCTATCTTTAACTATTATAAATATACAACAGCTAATATTCCTGGAGTTGATGGATTTTTACCTATAGAAAAAGACAGTGGTACATGGCAGGATAAGACTACAGGAGTATCACTTGTAAATCTGCCTGATGGACTTTTATATAACCAGTATTATCTTAACCGCAAGTACAAGGAAGCTGATGTTGTTATTAGCCTTCCTACAATGAAAACCCATTGGAATGCCGGCTTCACAGGTGGTATTAAGAATATAGGAATTGGTGCAACACCGGGAAATATATACGGAAAATCCGCAAATGACCCTGCTAGAAATAATATGGTGGATCATAATACAGATGACCTCCATAAATGGATTCATGATTTTTATAAATGCCGCCCGGTTAACCTTGTTATCATGGATGGCCTCCAGGGGTACCAAAATGGACCTTTCCCATTTAATGCATCAGGTGCAAACGGAAATCAGATGAACATGAGACTTATACTAGCAGGTAAAGATGCAGTGGCTGTTGATAGCATTGCAACTCTTACAGTAGGTTATGATCCTGAGTCTATCGGTTATCTCAGGTACCTTAACACAAGCAAATTGGGTAATATTGATCCTACATGCATTAATGTTGTAGGTAAGAAGATAGATGAGGTCAGAAAATATCTGGCAGGAACTACAACCATGGGGGTAACTAAGATTACCGACAAAACAGCACCCCAGTTAAACATTGGCTCTATCCAAGCGGATAACAACAATCTTAAGATTTCGGTGACTACAGATAGTGAAACAGTCAAAGAACTGGTATATATTGACGGAAAACCATACGAGCCTACTTCAACAACTGGTATGAATGCTATTAATGTAGATATAACAGGTTTATCGGGAAGCCATCAATTGACGGTTGAAGCATATGACCGTTTCCTAAACCGCACAGCAAAAACAGCCCAGTTTACAGCAAACGGCACATCAAACCCTTCGACTACTCCATCAGCCGCTCCTACTCCTACAAATGATCCGAGTGTAGGTTACAGTGCACCAAAAGCCTCCCAGGCTCCGGTTATTGATGGTATAGGAAATGAAAGCTGCTGGCAGCAGGCACAATGGAAAGATATTAAGTATGTATGGCTTGGAGCTACTCCATCACCCAGTGATTTCAGCGGGCGTTTCAAACTTGTATGGACTCCGCAAAGGCTGTACTATTTGGTTGAAATAACTGATGACAAGCTTTCTGCTCCTAATACTACCCAGTTTAAAAATTACTATGACAATGACTGTGTAGAATTATTCATTGATGAAAACCGTTCGGGAGGAAACCATCAAAACAATTATAATGCGTTCGCATACCATATTGAGCTGGACTATGATGTTATAGATAATAATACCTCAGGAACTCAAAGTCTCTACAATGATCATATTAAGGTTTTGAGAACAAAGAATGGAGACGTTTATACCTGGGAGATAGAAATGAAGATATTTGATGACACATACAATGAGAAAAGTACAACGAATGTACCTGTTACACTTACCAAAGACAAAATCATGGGTTTTGGAGCTGCGTATATTGACAATGACAACCAAATGACCCGTGAAAGCTTTATAGGGTCCTTTGACATACCTGGAACAGATAAGAATGTTGCATGGATAAATGCCAGTGTGTTTGACACAATCAAACTAATAGATAATGCAGCTCCAACATCAACACCTACACCTACACCTTCATTAAAACCGACACCAACTACTGCACCTGGTTCAAAAACAGCGGATTTGAACGGAGATAAGGCAATTAATATGGCGGATGTTATACTTTTGGCACAAGTATTTGGTTCAGTATCGGGAGATGGCAAATATAAAGCAGCTTATGACCTTAACAGCGATGGAGCTATAAACATGACCGACGTAATTGTCATAGCCTCCAAATTTAATTCGATAATGGTCTAA
- a CDS encoding L,D-transpeptidase, with protein MKKYFIGLLVLIPLITITAVNFKFMSTKLEDATVYAKNKVTSAFQAPDREWKNNEVASDKVHLRSVKPDMQLDEILRSKNIDDKGNFSILIDLDSRTLYLKYKEEVIKQYAVSAGKRSKDGKKEKEGDYKTPIGVFYICQKEVYDPPKTYLGSRWMMLSYPGLEAAEEGLEKKMISKDDYNKIKESYSDKVMPPQTTKLGSYIGIHGGATPDYPRDWTAGCIGMYNQDVEEIYKYVKNGTTVIIR; from the coding sequence ATGAAAAAATATTTTATTGGTTTGTTGGTTTTAATACCTTTGATAACTATCACAGCAGTTAATTTTAAGTTTATGTCTACGAAGCTGGAGGATGCAACTGTTTATGCCAAGAATAAGGTTACTTCGGCTTTCCAGGCTCCCGATCGTGAATGGAAAAACAACGAGGTTGCATCGGATAAAGTACACTTAAGAAGTGTCAAGCCAGATATGCAGTTGGATGAGATATTGAGGTCTAAGAATATTGATGACAAGGGAAACTTTAGTATACTGATTGATTTAGATAGCAGGACACTATACTTAAAATACAAGGAAGAAGTCATCAAGCAATATGCTGTTTCCGCAGGAAAGAGGTCAAAAGACGGTAAGAAGGAAAAGGAAGGGGATTACAAAACTCCTATAGGGGTTTTCTATATATGTCAAAAGGAAGTATATGACCCACCTAAGACCTATCTTGGAAGCAGATGGATGATGCTTAGCTACCCGGGCTTAGAAGCAGCAGAAGAAGGACTTGAGAAGAAAATGATTTCAAAAGATGATTATAATAAAATTAAAGAAAGTTATTCAGATAAGGTAATGCCTCCTCAGACGACAAAACTTGGCAGTTATATCGGAATTCATGGAGGTGCAACACCTGATTATCCAAGGGATTGGACAGCCGGATGCATAGGAATGTACAATCAGGATGTTGAGGAAATATATAAATATGTGAAAAATGGGACGACGGTTATAATAAGGTAA
- a CDS encoding putative motility protein, whose product MSISMAGKVMNGPYDAINTLMLRKALINDLSTSKNLIEGMTAANNKTIEKSAAPHLGSKIDVRI is encoded by the coding sequence ATGTCAATATCAATGGCAGGTAAAGTCATGAATGGTCCCTATGATGCCATAAACACTCTGATGCTTAGAAAAGCCCTGATAAATGATTTATCTACGTCAAAAAATCTGATAGAAGGCATGACTGCAGCAAACAATAAAACTATAGAAAAATCTGCTGCACCACATCTCGGAAGTAAAATTGATGTACGGATTTAA
- a CDS encoding S-methyl-5'-thioadenosine phosphorylase encodes MEYNAQIGVFGGSGFYSFLENIKEIDVDTPYGKPSDKIAIAEFEGKKIAFLPRHGKNHQYPPHMIPYRANLHAMHQLGVKNIIAPTASGSLQSHIKPGEFVICDQFVDRTWGRKDTYYDGPETKHISAAMPYCPELRKIAIDSGKSMDITVHERGTVVVIQGPRFSTVAESRWFSKMGWEVINMTQYPECYLARELGICYANIALITDFDAGLEGNDDIKAVTEEEVLRVFEENNEKVKKMLFEIIRRIDLDRNKGCSCKT; translated from the coding sequence ATGGAATATAATGCTCAGATAGGAGTTTTTGGCGGTTCAGGTTTTTATTCATTTTTAGAAAACATAAAAGAAATCGACGTGGATACACCATACGGTAAACCAAGCGACAAAATTGCCATTGCAGAATTTGAAGGCAAAAAAATCGCTTTTCTTCCTAGACATGGTAAGAATCATCAGTATCCTCCACATATGATACCCTATAGAGCCAATTTGCATGCGATGCACCAGCTTGGCGTAAAAAATATAATTGCACCTACTGCTTCCGGCAGTCTGCAATCTCACATAAAACCAGGCGAATTTGTAATCTGTGATCAGTTTGTAGATAGGACATGGGGACGTAAGGATACATACTATGACGGTCCTGAAACCAAGCATATCAGTGCTGCTATGCCGTACTGCCCGGAGCTTCGGAAAATTGCCATAGATTCAGGCAAAAGCATGGATATTACCGTTCACGAGAGAGGAACAGTTGTTGTTATTCAAGGCCCCAGATTTTCAACTGTAGCTGAAAGCCGATGGTTTAGTAAGATGGGCTGGGAAGTTATTAATATGACCCAATATCCTGAGTGTTACTTGGCAAGGGAACTTGGTATTTGTTATGCAAATATAGCCCTTATTACGGATTTTGATGCAGGCCTTGAGGGAAATGATGACATTAAGGCTGTTACTGAAGAAGAGGTTTTGAGGGTTTTTGAAGAAAACAACGAAAAAGTTAAGAAAATGCTTTTTGAAATAATAAGAAGAATAGATTTAGACCGTAATAAAGGCTGCTCTTGCAAAACATGA
- a CDS encoding YdcF family protein codes for MLLRAVRKKHEDGFKSRMYSVIRLMRKVVIIIVATIIIPSLILFLFIFNGAKNTKPQNADVMIVLGCQIWGEGPSEMLEYRLQNALELYKNGIAKNIIVSGGQGPDEIITEAKAMKKWFIRKGVAENVIFEEDKSTSTYENLKFSKVVMERQGFRDAVVVTSDFHVFRSLWLSKRLGIEAKGSPSVTVDYLKPYYYLREIVSNIKSFLLDR; via the coding sequence ATGTTATTAAGGGCAGTGCGGAAAAAACATGAAGATGGCTTTAAATCAAGGATGTATTCAGTCATCCGATTGATGAGAAAAGTTGTCATAATTATTGTCGCTACTATTATAATCCCATCATTAATACTATTTTTATTTATTTTTAATGGTGCAAAAAATACCAAGCCTCAAAACGCTGATGTTATGATAGTATTAGGATGCCAGATATGGGGTGAAGGTCCTAGCGAAATGCTGGAATACAGGCTCCAAAATGCTTTGGAGCTATATAAAAACGGAATAGCAAAGAATATTATTGTAAGCGGTGGTCAGGGACCTGATGAGATAATTACTGAAGCTAAAGCTATGAAGAAATGGTTCATAAGAAAGGGTGTTGCCGAAAATGTGATTTTCGAAGAGGACAAGTCCACCAGTACCTATGAAAACCTTAAGTTCTCCAAGGTTGTAATGGAGAGACAAGGATTTAGGGATGCGGTTGTTGTAACAAGCGATTTTCATGTGTTCAGATCCCTGTGGTTGTCCAAAAGGCTAGGTATTGAGGCTAAGGGTTCACCATCTGTGACTGTGGATTATTTAAAGCCTTACTATTATTTAAGAGAAATTGTATCAAATATAAAAAGTTTTTTATTGGATAGGTAG
- a CDS encoding sensor histidine kinase produces the protein MRLGLRYKILFTNVIVLFLTFLIVALVLIEGVDRVNREMLINSLINQSEISVRTVKQSLLMDSGTDNAEREFNLRAGDFASRLSKESGIRVMIYSSQKKLLADSDNSDKKVTYLQELEEAYRNGGNRAYNQREIDGETKLFFAFPVMHSGKIIGGLVFINSLSDIEKNKRNISILVLIAFLAGTVIILVVSIFLSGTITKPLKVLNRSALKISKGDYSSKINTQARDELGVLANTFNLMMDEVANKINSIDFEKAKLGAVLESMGEGVVAYNGTNEIIADNAIARSLIAEEGNYWVEGIVEKIRKSLQRQVVEINTESRNLLVCATLLNHDELKNGVVLIINDITELRSLQEKQKNFITNVSHELKTPLTTILGYVDLLKEKGEDKRIFETSVGYLESSAERLKRLVDDLIDLSSLKKFEFEIEKRSIDITGLVKDTVGQMALKAKKFGIGIKTDLPHLGEIMADPVRIKQAIVNVLDNAIKYSQKSEINVRLLECGSNVRLDIEDNGCGIPKDLMEKIFEPFYRVDKARTREIGGNGLGLSITKEIVEKHDGKIVVNSIEGVGTKVSIILPKK, from the coding sequence ATGAGGTTGGGACTTAGATATAAAATTTTATTTACGAATGTTATTGTCCTTTTTTTGACTTTTCTAATAGTAGCTTTGGTTCTAATAGAGGGGGTGGACAGAGTTAACAGAGAAATGCTTATAAACAGCCTTATAAATCAATCGGAGATATCTGTCAGGACAGTCAAGCAGAGCCTATTAATGGACTCTGGCACCGATAATGCAGAAAGAGAATTCAATTTAAGGGCAGGTGACTTTGCATCAAGGCTGTCAAAGGAATCAGGTATTAGAGTAATGATCTATTCATCTCAGAAAAAGCTTTTAGCTGATTCGGATAATTCAGATAAAAAAGTAACATATCTGCAGGAATTGGAAGAAGCATATAGAAATGGCGGCAACAGGGCATACAACCAGAGAGAAATTGATGGGGAGACTAAGCTGTTTTTTGCATTTCCTGTAATGCATTCAGGTAAAATAATCGGCGGCTTAGTGTTTATAAATTCTCTTTCCGATATAGAAAAGAACAAGAGGAATATATCCATATTAGTTTTGATAGCCTTTTTGGCGGGTACAGTCATCATACTAGTTGTCAGCATCTTTCTTTCCGGTACAATAACAAAGCCACTTAAGGTTTTAAACCGTTCTGCCCTTAAGATTTCCAAGGGGGATTATTCCAGTAAAATTAATACACAAGCAAGGGATGAGCTGGGAGTTTTGGCCAACACCTTTAACCTCATGATGGATGAGGTGGCAAATAAAATAAATTCCATTGATTTTGAAAAAGCCAAGCTTGGTGCTGTGTTGGAAAGCATGGGTGAGGGTGTAGTGGCTTATAACGGCACTAACGAAATAATTGCAGACAATGCAATTGCCAGAAGTTTAATTGCCGAAGAAGGAAATTATTGGGTAGAGGGTATTGTAGAGAAGATCAGGAAAAGCTTACAAAGGCAGGTAGTTGAGATAAATACCGAAAGCAGAAACCTCCTTGTCTGTGCTACACTTTTGAATCATGATGAACTAAAGAATGGAGTTGTCCTAATTATAAATGATATAACTGAGCTTAGAAGTTTACAGGAGAAGCAGAAAAATTTTATTACCAACGTTTCTCATGAGCTTAAAACACCTTTGACAACCATATTGGGATATGTAGATTTATTAAAGGAGAAGGGAGAAGATAAGAGGATATTTGAGACATCGGTAGGGTATTTGGAGAGCTCTGCTGAAAGGCTTAAAAGGTTGGTAGATGATCTTATAGATTTATCGAGCCTTAAAAAGTTTGAATTTGAAATAGAAAAACGGAGCATAGATATAACAGGGCTTGTTAAAGATACTGTCGGTCAGATGGCTCTAAAGGCCAAGAAGTTTGGTATTGGAATTAAAACAGATCTGCCGCATTTGGGTGAAATTATGGCAGATCCCGTAAGAATTAAGCAAGCCATTGTGAATGTTCTGGACAATGCTATAAAATATTCTCAAAAGAGTGAAATAAATGTTAGGCTGCTTGAATGTGGTTCAAATGTCCGGTTGGATATAGAGGACAATGGGTGTGGGATACCAAAAGACTTAATGGAAAAAATATTTGAACCCTTTTACAGGGTAGATAAGGCCAGAACCAGAGAAATAGGAGGAAACGGCCTGGGACTTTCAATAACTAAAGAAATTGTTGAAAAGCATGATGGAAAAATAGTTGTCAACAGCATTGAAGGAGTAGGAACTAAAGTAAGTATAATACTACCAAAGAAGTAA
- a CDS encoding TraR/DksA C4-type zinc finger protein: MDKQLINSLKNTLAKRQSEIQHTIEIMKENKTAEQDKYSPTELSNYDNHPADMATELFQVQFNNALRVHEEHELKDIDDALKRIEDGSFGKCEFCGKDITEERLEALPSARLCIDCEESKPVTLGILKMERPNEELVWDAPFGRKYLNKREDDENEGLDYLNDLVKYGTSDGPQDMGGYYDYEEFYTNEVDTQGIVDKMDRISNEQYKRQLPD; the protein is encoded by the coding sequence ATGGATAAGCAATTAATAAATTCTCTAAAAAATACGCTAGCAAAAAGGCAGAGTGAGATACAGCATACCATTGAAATTATGAAAGAGAATAAAACAGCAGAGCAGGATAAGTATTCACCTACTGAGCTTTCAAATTATGATAACCATCCTGCAGATATGGCTACCGAGCTTTTTCAGGTCCAGTTCAATAATGCTTTAAGGGTCCATGAGGAGCATGAGCTAAAAGATATAGACGATGCACTAAAAAGGATTGAGGACGGATCATTCGGAAAGTGTGAGTTTTGCGGAAAAGATATTACCGAAGAAAGATTAGAGGCACTTCCGTCAGCAAGGCTTTGTATAGATTGCGAAGAGAGTAAGCCGGTAACTCTTGGAATATTGAAAATGGAAAGGCCTAATGAGGAGCTGGTATGGGATGCACCGTTTGGAAGGAAATATCTTAATAAAAGAGAAGATGATGAGAATGAAGGTCTGGATTATTTAAATGATCTGGTCAAATATGGAACATCCGATGGTCCACAGGACATGGGAGGGTATTACGATTACGAGGAATTTTATACAAACGAGGTGGATACCCAAGGCATTGTCGATAAGATGGATCGTATATCAAATGAGCAATATAAAAGACAGCTGCCTGATTAA
- a CDS encoding stalk domain-containing protein, with amino-acid sequence MRKLKKVSLVTLVVLITSVIAAGMVWSVSTTRKVDATANDSIKVYYDGQLKTFTENDGSKISPVIINGRTYLPLRAIADLVGLGVNWEDATQSIKLTSGNSGIPDKDNTPVQIQPGATKAPETTPVLGTPAPASTSKNAGTLSDPIKLGETYSWSATEKYINSTISANYSYTVKKVEPVTLEEITKLGVKPDAKFDYAMVTVEQKVSNAKINSGDAYISSAFRRSIWGSKTPSGDGVIGGIDFGFDGSLDEVSDNVTKDSQGLLGKIKAGEAKSFTCEGKIILPLTKGKESYLVITKDSSLEYSVRHLYFRLK; translated from the coding sequence ATGAGAAAACTAAAAAAAGTATCCCTTGTCACACTTGTTGTATTGATTACAAGTGTAATTGCAGCCGGTATGGTCTGGAGCGTAAGCACAACAAGAAAAGTTGATGCAACGGCAAATGACAGTATTAAGGTTTATTATGACGGGCAGCTGAAAACATTTACAGAGAATGACGGTTCAAAGATATCGCCTGTAATAATTAACGGCAGAACATATTTGCCTCTTAGGGCAATTGCGGATTTGGTAGGGCTTGGAGTCAATTGGGAAGATGCTACTCAGTCAATAAAGCTGACATCCGGCAATTCAGGTATACCTGATAAGGATAACACACCTGTTCAAATTCAGCCAGGTGCCACCAAAGCACCTGAAACAACACCGGTTTTAGGTACACCGGCTCCTGCAAGTACTTCTAAAAATGCAGGAACTCTATCAGATCCTATCAAGTTGGGAGAAACCTATTCATGGTCAGCAACGGAGAAATATATAAATAGTACAATATCGGCAAACTATTCATATACAGTTAAAAAGGTTGAGCCTGTTACACTCGAGGAGATTACAAAGCTTGGAGTTAAGCCTGATGCAAAATTTGATTATGCTATGGTAACAGTTGAACAGAAAGTGTCAAACGCAAAAATCAATTCTGGTGATGCATATATTAGTTCGGCATTCAGGAGAAGTATATGGGGCTCAAAAACACCTTCAGGGGATGGCGTTATAGGGGGCATTGACTTCGGTTTTGACGGAAGTCTTGATGAAGTGTCTGATAATGTTACCAAGGACAGTCAAGGCCTTTTGGGAAAAATTAAAGCTGGTGAAGCAAAAAGCTTTACTTGCGAGGGTAAGATTATTTTACCTTTGACAAAAGGGAAGGAAAGCTATCTGGTTATAACTAAAGACAGTAGTTTGGAGTATTCAGTAAGACATTTGTACTTCCGTTTGAAATAG
- a CDS encoding response regulator transcription factor, producing MKPKILVVDDEASICDLVKINLELEGYEVSTAGDGEAALKSIELLNPDLLILDIMLPKINGYDICKKVTYERAIPVIMLTAKTDLIDKVLGLELGADDYITKPFHARELTARVKALLRRVSKEMKNNEDMGKHITNGPLTVFADLRKVMLSGTEVELSAKEYELAYFLINHLEQVFTRDMLLEKVWGYDYCGDTRTVDVHIQRLRKKLSIEGTGSSSSIIQTVFGVGYKMVRQ from the coding sequence ATGAAACCTAAAATTCTTGTAGTTGATGATGAGGCTTCCATCTGTGATCTTGTGAAAATTAACCTTGAGCTTGAAGGTTATGAGGTCAGTACTGCTGGAGATGGCGAGGCAGCATTAAAAAGTATTGAATTGTTAAATCCGGACCTTTTGATTCTCGACATTATGCTCCCTAAAATTAATGGATATGATATATGTAAAAAAGTTACATATGAGAGAGCCATACCTGTGATTATGCTGACCGCAAAGACAGACCTTATTGATAAGGTTTTAGGTCTTGAACTCGGTGCAGATGACTACATAACGAAGCCTTTCCATGCACGGGAGCTAACAGCCAGGGTTAAGGCACTTTTGAGAAGGGTTTCAAAAGAAATGAAGAATAATGAAGATATGGGGAAACATATAACTAACGGCCCTTTAACGGTGTTTGCAGACTTGAGAAAGGTTATGCTTTCAGGGACGGAAGTAGAACTGTCTGCTAAGGAATATGAGTTGGCTTATTTTCTCATAAATCATCTTGAGCAGGTTTTTACAAGGGATATGCTTCTGGAAAAGGTATGGGGGTATGATTACTGCGGCGATACCAGGACGGTTGATGTACATATTCAAAGACTCAGAAAAAAATTAAGCATTGAAGGTACAGGCAGCAGCTCAAGCATAATTCAAACTGTTTTCGGGGTAGGCTATAAAATGGTAAGACAATAG